DNA sequence from the Rosettibacter firmus genome:
AAATTGGAGCTTTCTGCTTAACAGAAGCACAAGCAGGCTCAGATTCATTTAATGTTAAAACCAGAGCAGAACTTGATGGTGATTATTGGGTAATTAATGGCGAAAAATTATGGATAACTAATGGTGGAATTGCAGATATCCTTACAGTCTTTGCAAGAACTTCTAAAGGAATAAGTGCTTTTATTGTAGAATCAAATACACCTGGTTTTCATGCCGGACCTCCAGAAAAGAAAATGGGTATTAAAGGAAGTACTACTAATGCATTGACATTTGAAAATGTTCGAGTTCCAAAAGAAAATTTACTTGGAAAAGAAGGACGGGGTTTTTTACTCGCAATGAAAACTCTTGATGCAGGTAGGTTAGGTCTTGGTGCTGCCTGTCTTGGAGCTTCTAAAGAACTTTTAGAGCTTTCAACACGTTATGCTAAACAAAGAAAACAATTTGATCAAACTATATCAAGTTTTCAGGCAATTCAATTTATGCTTGCAGAAATGGCAACGATGATTTATACTATGGAATCAATTGTTTATAGAACTGCTGTTGATTATGATCTGGGTAAAGATATTTCATATCAATCTGCTATTGTAAAATTATATTGTTCAGAAGCACTTGATAAAATTGTAGATTATGCAGTTCAAATACACGGTGGAATGGGTTATTCACGAGAATTACCAATTGAAAGATTTTATCGCGATTCGAGAATTAATAGAATATTTGAAGGTACAAACGAAATTCAAAAAGGTATCATTGCTAGAGAAGTGATAAAAAAGAATGGTGTATTGATTTAATACTTTATTTAAGTAAAATAATTTGTCATTTTAGAAATTTTATGAAATAATTTATTAAATTAATTTGTAAATTAGATAGGAGATAAGAATAGATATGAAGCCATTTACGTTTACTGATAGCAATTTTGATACAGAAGCACTTCAATCAGATATTCCAGTTATTGTAGATTTTTGGGCTGCATGGTGTGGACCATGTAGAATGATTGCACCGATTATAGAAGACCTATCAGAAGAATATGAAGGAAAAATAAAAGTAGGGAAACTTGATGTTGATGAAAATCAGCAGACAGCCATTCGGTATGGAGTAAGAAGTATTCCCACAGTTTTATTTATTAAAAATGGAGAAGTAAAAGATACTATAATTGGAGCTGTTCCTAAAAGTGTATTTATAGAAAAAATTCAAAAACTGTTGTAATATCTTTTATCAAAAAAGAATTTGAGTGTTTTTTTCTTTTTTCTACTTGACAAAGCGAATTAGTGATATTATTTTTTTATTGAAAATGAAAAGATTTTGAATAATGTTAATAAACATAAAAATTATAATGTTATATTTTCTGAAGCTAACAAATAGAGAGATTGAGTGGCTGTATGAAGGGCATTTATGTTAAAGAATTATTTTTTTATTCTATGTTTATCCCAACAACAGAATTTAATAATAATTCAAAAAAAAATAATTAATTACAATATCTCACAAAGATAGGAGGTAATTATTGTACTTTATTTACAATTTTTTTCCTTTCATTAACCCTTTCTTAATTAAAATAACAAGCTAAGGAGTAAAGTATGCATCGAAGAATTTTTTACTTTTTGCTATTACTTGCTCTTTTTCCTGCATTGTTAACAGCAGGAACAAAGGGTAGAATCAAAGGTAAAGTAGTAGATTTGCAGACAGGCGAACCATTGATTGGTGCCAACGTTATTGTTATGGGTACCACAACTGGTGCAGCCACTGACGCAAATGGAGAATATGTACTACAAAACCTTGACCCGGGTGTTTATACTGTTAGAGCATCATACCTGGGATATCAATCAATAACTATTTCAAATGTGCGTGTAAATGCAGACCTCACAACTTCATTAGATTTTCAGTTACCAAGTGAGGAAATACAGGTTGGCACTGTAGAAATTGTAGCACAGAAACCACTTATACAAAAAGATAATACAAACGCAGTAAGAATTACAACAAGTGAAGATATACAGGCATTGCCTGTTCGTGGAGTAAATAATATAATAAGTTTAACAGCTGGTGTTACACTTCAAAATGGAAATATATATATCCGTGGTGGTAGAAATGATGAAGTCGGATATTATCTTGAAGGTGTATCAATTAAAAATCCAATTACAGGAAATCGTGGTGTAACAATTTCACAGGATGCTCTTGAAGAAATTCAAGTTCAAGCAGGTGGTTATACTGCAGAATTTGGTGGTGCCAATGCTGGTATTATTCGTCAATCATTTAAATCTGGTGGCACTCAACTTAAAGCTAGTTATGAATATATTACTGATAATATAACATTCAAAAGCAAAGATAATGCTTTTGATGGTAAAAAACGTCTTGGTGCATACTGGTGGGGATATCACGAAGAAAGTGGAGTATTAAGTGGTCCTCTATTTGATAATAGAGTTAAGTTTTTTGCTAATATTAATTATGTATATCAGCGAGATCCCGAACCCCAGCCATATCCAGGAATGAATTTAGGAATTTTAACAGATAATATATCAGGTGATACAATTAATTTCGTTTATCCAGCTGGACCTCGAAAAGGGGTACAGGAACAATATTATACTTATACAGGAACATTGAATTTTGATTTAAAACCAGTTTTAATAAGATTAGCTGGTACATATACAACATATAATAGTGATGTTTGGGCAGATAATCCTATTAGAAATATTCTTCAAACTCGTCGTGGTAGAAATGAACAAGCAAATGGAGCATTAAATCTTAAAGTAACACACGTATTAAGTGGCTCAATGTTTTATGAATTATCAGCTGGATATTTCTTCTCAAATAGCGAAACTTATACTCCTGGCTTGGGTTCTAATTACTGGGCATACGGAGATAGCGTAGCTAATGCAGAAGTTGGATGGACTATTCCAAGAACTGCAGCTGATATTGCAAATGGGGTTTATGGAAGATATGTTAGCCCAACACAAGCAAGTATCATGGGCTTCTATTTTAATAGAGATGGATCAATACCAACAGGATATGGAAAAAATAAAAGAGAAGGGATTTCACTTAATGGTGCTTTATCATTTTTGTTAGGTAAACATCATTCTTTCAAAGTTGGTGGTGAATATCAACAATATGTATTGAGAAATTGGGGTTTACGTAGTCAGGTTAGTTTAGCTGCGTCACTTAATAACTGGTTGGTAGCTCATCCAAATGCTACAGAGGATGAAATCACAGCAGCAAAGCGTCAGTTCATTTTAACCAGAGGTGTCAATAACTATGGTTATGATGTTTTTGGTAATGAAACAGATGAAGGATTCTTTGATGCTCCACATAAACCAGTTTTTGCTGCTGCATACATCCAGGATAAAATTGAGTATGAAGATTTAGTAATAAACGCAGGCTTAAGATTTGATTATATTGATATTGATAATCTTACATTTGTAGATCCAAGTCAACCAGATTTAGCAATCAATCCTCAAACTGGAGAATTGTACGAAGCTGGTTGGAAGAAGGTACCAACATTTAGTGCAGTAAGTCCTCGTTTAGGATTTTCATTTCCTGTTACAGATAAAACAGTATTCCATGCTCAGTTTGGTAAATTTGTACAACAACCAGCACTTAATACTGCTTATTTAGGTTACTATGAATTAGCTTGGGAAATTAAAGGTGGCTTTTTTATTTCAAGACCAGCTGGTTCTAATATTAGACCAACAAGAACAACTCAATATGAATTAGGATTTACTCAACAATTAACAGATTTTATGTCATTGGATATTACTGGTTACTATAAAGATATAAAGGATCAGGTTCAATTTGTAAATCAACCAGTTGTTAGAACATCTGCATTCCAGAATTATAATATTTTAGCAAATGGTGATTATGCTACTACAAAAGGAGTAGAAATAACTCTTAATATGAGAAGATATCAGAGATTAGCAGTTAATGCTACACTTTCATTCCAGGATGCCAGAGGTACAGGTTCGAATCCATATTCAAATAGTGGTGTTGTTGGTGCTCCACTTGATGGTGTTACAATATTTGTTCCTAAATATATTTCACCACTTCAATTCAATCAAGCAATTAAAGGAAATGTTAATATAGATTATCGTTTTGGACCTAAAGATGGACCTTCTTTACTGCAAAATTTTGGTATATCCTTGCTTGCAATGTTTAATAGTGGACATCCATACACAAGAGGATTTGGTGCACTGAATGCGGAATCAGATGCTCGTTTCCGTCAACCACTTGAAGCTTTGAATGCATCAACTACTCCTGGTGAATTTCAGGTTGATTTACGTGTAGATAAAACATTTAGATTATTTGATAGACTTTCTCTCAATGTTTATGTATATGTAATCAACCTGTTTGATAGAAAGAATGTAAGAAATGTATTCTTGAGAACAGGTTCGGCTGACGATGATGGTGTCATTTATAATCCAGAATTAGCACAACAGTTACTTTCCACCTATGGTGATCAATATATAAATCTCTATAAAGCAATCAATATTGATTACCAGCAAGGATACGGTGGTGTTCCTGGTGCAACAACTAACTTATTATATGGACCACCTCGTCAGATTCGACTTGGTATCAGATTAGAATACTAATTTAGTTTTGAAAAAATAACAGGAGTAAAAAATGAAAATAAAGTTAATTAGATATTTAAGTTTTGCGCTAATACTAATAGCGTTTACTTCATTGGCACTTGCAAAAGGTGGTGGCGATAAAAAATCCACCAGACTTAACAAGAGTCTCGGAACGCCAGTTTATACCAAAATTAATATAAATAATATTTCTACCTGGATTAAAAATGATGGTGAAACTGACATAAATCAAAATGGTAATTCCGGTTTTGTATTTCCAAAAGGAAGTAATAAAACAGCGGTTTTCCAATCTGGTTTCTTGTGGGGTGGTAGAGTAGATGGACAGTGGAGAGTTGGAGGTTCAACATATAGACAGGGAACAGTTCCAGGACGTATTTTACCAAATGGACAACCTGCAAATCCAGATGATCCGGATGTAAGAATTTATAGAGTTAGAAGAGATTATAAAGATGGCGATTTAAGTGCTGAATTGGCTGATGGTGATGGACCTTCTATTGAAGCTATTAGACAACAATATGAAAAGGACTGGAATGAATGGCCAGCTGATCAGGGAGCACCTTTCGAAGATGTCGATGGCGATGGTAAATATAATCCTCAGATAGATATACCTGGAGTACCAGGAGCCGATCAGACAGTTTGGTTTGTTTGCAATGATTTAGATCCAGCTCAAACTGATTATATGTATGGTTCTCTTCCAATGGGCATAGAGGAACAGGTGACTGTTTGGGGTTACAAAGCTACAGGTGCATTAGGCAATATGATATTTAGAAAATTCATTATTATAAATAAAAATCCAGAACAAAAACCATTTACAGAAATGTATGTTTCTATGTGGAGTGATATTGATGATGGAGACGCAGGTGATGATTTTGCAGGTTGCGATACAACTCTAAGTTTAGGATATTGTTACAATGCAAATGCTACAGATGCAGTTTATAACCCGCTTCCACCTCCTGCTGTTGGTTTTGATTTCTTCCAGGGTCCTATTGTTGCCGGAAGTGCTGAAGATAAAGCCATTTATAAAGGTAAATATGTTGAAGGAAAGAAAAATCTTCCAATGACAGCTTTTTATTTCTTTATTAATGGTGACCCAATATATAGCGACCCTGATTTAGGATTGTATGAAACAGGTGCATTACAATGGTATAATTTGTTTAGAGGAAGAATTTCTACAAGTGGTGATCCATTTGTAGATCCTACTACAGGTCAACCAACCAAATTTACACTATCTGGTGATCCAATTACAGGCACTGGCTGGATTGATGGAATGCTTCACCCACCGGGAGATAGAAGAATTGGTATGGTTTCCGGTCCTTTTGAAATGGCTTATGGTGATACACAGGAAGTTGTAGTTGCTGAAATTGCAGCAGGTGCTATTCCTGGTGTTGATAGACTTAGTGCTATTCAATTATTAAAGTTCTATGACTTACAAGCACAATTAGCTTATGATAATTTCTTTAATGTTCCGAAAGCTCCACCTGCCCCTGCTGTATCAGTTGCGGAAATGGATAGGGAAGTTATACTTTCTTGGGGAAGTGATTTAGCAAAGGTAAATGCTACAGAGTCCTACTCACAAAGTGGTTTTGAATTTGAAGGTTATTGTATATATCAACTACCATCAAGAACAGCCCAAGCAAATGAAGCTAAGTTAATAGCAACTTATGATAAAGTAAATGGTGTTCTTAAAATTAGTGATTTAGAATTTGATGCTACATCTGGAGTAGTACAGAGTAGAGTTGTAAAATTTGGTACAGATTCAGGAATTAAACGTTATATAAGTATTAAATCGGATGCTTTTAAAGGTGGAATGCCATTAAACAATGGAAGTAAATATTATTTTGCAGTAACAGCATATGCATATAATCCAGATCCAAATGCAGTTCCTAAAGTACTAGAAAATTCGATTGAAGTTATTGAAGTAACACCTCAACCACCCAAACCCGGTGTAAGATACGAAGCTTCATTGGGTAAAGAAATTGTTGCTACACATAAATCAGGGTTTAGTGATGGTAAGGTTACAGCATTTGTTGTTGATCCAACAAAAGTTACCGGACACAAGTATGAAGTTAGTTTTGATGTAGATGGATGGATTTTAAAAGACCTAACAACCTCCACTACAATATTAACAAAACAAACCAACCAAAAAGCTGATGACTTATCTCCAATGGTTGATGGTATGTTAATAAAAGTTTCCGGTGCGCCAAATGATTTCAAAGATTTTCTTGTAACTGCAAATGCAAATGGACCACTCGATCCACCTGAATATGGTGCTTTTGCATTCAATAATAGTGGATTCCCGCATCCATCTACAGGTGATAGACCGACACCAAGGCAACAGGTTCGTGGTGGTTTGTGGGGTATTCATACTGGAAATATAGATGATGCCTCTTTTGACTTTGATTTCTTTAAAACAAGAGTAACTCAGGGAGGCGCACGCTGGCCAAGAATAATACCAAATGATTTTGAAATAAGATTTATACCAGGTAAAGCTTTCTTATATCCAGGAAGTGATTATGGTGGACATGGTAAATTAGTAGATGTTCCATTCCAGTTATGGAATATTGGAACAAAATCTGATGCAAGTGATGATGTTCGTTATTTCCCGTATATACTTGATGCTAATGAAAATGGAGTATTTGATTTATCAGGTATTGATCATCCAATTTCGGGTAGGGATGATGATCCAGAAACAGATTGGATTTATTGGGTAATTCCAAAAGATATGACGCCTGGCGAGAGTGGTTATAATGCAATTGTTAATAAAATACAAACAGAAGGTGATGCTAATCACGAGTATATGGATGGAGCAATAATGAGCGGTGATGCAATGCGTCGTATGGTACTGGTAAACTGGAACGGTGGAAGTGTCTCTGATGCAAACTGGCCTAATAATGTTAATAGTCCAATGCCAGAAGAAGGAACAGTATTTAAGATAATTACTACTAAACCAAATCTACCAGGTTCTGATGTATTTGAATTCACAGCTCCTTCAGTTACTGTAAGTACTGAACTTGCTAAAGAAGATGTAGAAAAGATTAATGTTTTCCCAAATCCATATTATGGCGTTAATCCTCAAGAAATAAATAAATATCAACGTTTTGTAACATTTACTCATCTACCGCAAAAGGCAACAATTAGAATATTTAACCTTGCAGGTCAACTTGTTAGAACAATTAGAAAAGATTCACCTGAACAATTCCAGAGATGGGATTTAAATAATGAGAGTAGTTTGCCTGTTGCAAGCGGTATCTATATTGTTCACGTTGATATGCCAGATTTGGGTAAAACAAAGATTTTAAAAGTAGCTATCATTCAAGAACAACAAGTTCTTGATAGATTCTAAAAAATTGAAGGAGACTGAAAATGAAAAAAATAAATTTATTTGCAGTTATACTTTTAACACTACTTACTGTCAGCAGTCTTTTTGCTGGTGGAGGAAGTCGTAATGGTACTGCTGGTGCTACAGAATTACTGGTTCCGGTTGGTGCTCGCGGTATCTCGATGTCAGGTGCAACTATAGTTGGTGCAACTGGTGTTGAAGCTTTATATTGGAATCCAGCTAATCTTGTTCGCGGAGAGTATAATACTTATGCAATGTTCTCTCATATGAATTACATTGCAGATATTAGTGTTGATTATGGTGCAGTTTCAACTAACATTGAAGGATTTGGTGCTTTAGGATTTACTATAAAATCTATTGGAATAGGTGATATCCCTGTTACTACCGTAATTAATCCAGATGGAACAGGTCAAACCTTTAGACCATCATTTGTTACATTGGGTGTTACTTATTCAAGAATGTTAAGTGATAGAATTTCTGTTGGTGTTACAGCTAATCTTATAACCGAAAGAATTGAATTGGTTTCTTCTACTGGTATAGCATTTAATATGGGTATTGCTTATAAGAATTTAGCAAATGTTGATGGATTAAGCTTTGCAGTAGTACTGAAAAATATTGGTCCTCAAATGAAATATGATGGAAGTGGTCTAAACGTAAAAGCAATTTCAACAGATTTAGCACGTCCAACTCAGTACTATAAGATTGATGCTGCTTCGTTCGAATTACCATCAACATTAGAATTGGGTTTGGGTTATAATTTACAAATTAATGAATCAAATGCCTTAATGGTTAATGGTGTATTTCAAAATAGTAACTTTTATGGTGATGAGTATAAATTGGGTGCTGAGTATGGATTTAATAATACCTTATTCTTAAGAGGTGGATATATGTTTATGCCAGAACTAGATAGTGATAGCAATGTATTTGGTTTAACAGCTGGTTTTGGTATAAACTATGATTTAGGAGGCGTTGGTTTAAAATTAGATTATGCTTATCGCCAGGCTAAATTCTTTGATGCTAACCATGTATTTACTATTACATTAGGTCTATAATTCAGTTCTAACTTAAAAAAGAAGCCCTCTGAAAAAAGAGGGCTTCTTTTTTTTTAAAATTCCTTTTCTTTTTTATAATAATATTAACATACTTCAGCAACTATATTGTAGAATTGATTATATTTTCCTAAATGATTAAATATAGTACCTAAAATTCTATTAATATCGAGGAGATAAATGAAAAAAATTGTTTCATTTATAATAATATTATATTCCCAGCTTTTTGCTCAATCCGAATTGGGATTTGAATTTGATTATGCCCGATTTAAATATGATTCAAGTTCAGTGTATATGGAATTTTATTACGAATTAAATACTACTAATATGAAAGTTAGAGAAACTGATGCAGGACAGGTCAAAGAAGCAATCGTTCATATTGAAATGAAAAATTTAGAAGCCGATACTTTTTTTATAAATAAAGACTGGAAAATTACACATCAGATTAATGAGCAGAGCGATAATCAGGACAGAAATTATACAGGAGTAATTGGTTTTATAATATCAAAGGGAAATTATTCCTTGTTGATTAAAGCTTATGATGTTGCAAATCCTTCTTTCAATAAAGTTATTAATGAGAAAATTATAGTAAATCCATTTAAAGATAATAAATATTCAATAAGTGATATACAAATTGCTACAAATATTAAAAAAGATGGAGCTGATCCAAATTCAATTTTCTATAAAAATACTCTCGAAGTTATTCCAAATCCATCTATGACTTACACCGATAAAATGCCAATGTTATTTTATTATGCTGAACTTTATAATTTATTATTAGAAGATGCCGATAATGAATTTAAGCTATTCAAAGTACTTTATAATAGTATTGGAGAGAAAGTTTTTGAACAATCTAAAAAGATTAAACAAAGTCAAAATTCATTTGTAGAAATTGGAACAATAAATTTATCTAAATTACCAACCGATTCTTATAATCTTGTTTTCAGTCTTGTTGATAACAAAACAAATCAAGCATATATATCAACTAAACGATTTTATTACTATAACGCAAAATATATTGATACTTCAAAAGCAAAAATTGTAGATAAAGGTGTACTTGGGAGCGAATTTGCAATATTAGATAAAAATGAATGTGATAAAATGTTTTCTCAGATAAAGTACATTGCAACTCAACAAGAAATTGATCAATATAAAAAGTTAGATTCTTTAGCTGCAAAAAGAGAATTTTTATATAATTTCTGGAAACAACGCGATCCCGACCCTTCTACCTCAATAAATGAATTTAAAGAAGACTATATGAAACGTGTTGAATATGCAAATAGAAATTTTAGTATTTATTCTAAAGAAGGATATTTAACCGATAGAGGAAGAGTTTACTTAATTTATGGTGAACCAGATCAAAGAGATTATTACCCAAGCGAAGCAAATATGAAACCTTATGAAGTATGGTTTTATAATCAAATAGAAGGAGGAGTAAGTTTTATTTTTGGTGATGTTACAGGATTTGGAAATTATGAATTACTCCATTCTACTAAGAGAGGAGAAGTTAGAGATGATAACTGGCAACGACGATTAAGTACTCAATAAAGAAATATGTTCAACAAAAATAAAATTGAATATTTTTTCTTTCGTCTTTTTAATAAAATTCTTCGATTTATTGGATTACAAAAAGCAAGAAAACTTGCTAAGTTTTTAGGTACTTTTCTTTATTATTTTATTCCTATCAGAAAAAAAACAGTAATAAGTAATCTTAAAATTGCTTTTCCAGAAAAGTCACTAAAGGAGATAAAAAAAATTGCAAAAAAAAATTTCCAGAATATCTTCATCACATTTGTTGAATTGATGCTCATTCCTTTCTTAAAACTGGATGAAATAAAATCTCAAGTATGGTTTGATAACCTGGATTTAATTAGTAATAAAATTAAAAATGGTAAAGGTCTTATTATTTTAACAGGACACTTTGGTAACTGGGAAATATTAATATCATCTATAGTTGCTTATATCAATGCTAATTATCATGTTTTGGTAAAACCTCAAAGAAATCAATATATAACAGAGTGGCTTAAAAGAACTCGTAGCATAGGAAATACTAATGTTATACCAGTAGGTGTTTCAGTCAAAGAAATAATTAAAGCATTAAAATCAGGTGAAGTTGTTTTAATTGCTGGCGACCAGCGAGGTCCAATCGATGGTGCGAGATTTAATTTTTTTAACCATCAAACTGCTCTATATACTGGTACTGCTTCAATTGCTCTTAAAACTAATTGCAATATTATTCTGGTTGCTTGTGTTAGACAACCAGATTATAAATATATAATTCATGTTGAAGAATTAAACTTTGAAAATTTACCAGACGAAATAGAGAAAAGACCAATCGAATTAACCCAGCGATATATATCATTTCTTGAAAAATATATTAGATTAAATCCCGAGCAGTATTTCTGGATGCATAAGATATGGAAATATTGAACTCTAAAAAGAGAATTTTAATTATACAAACAGCATTTCTGGGTGATGCAATTTTAACATTGCCAATGATTCAAAAATTGAAAGAATATTATCCTCAATATTATATCGATGTTTTATGTATACCTTCGACTTCAGAAATTTATAAAAACTCTCCTTTTGTTGACGATGTTATTATATATGATAAAAAAAAGAATCAAAAATCTTTGATTGATTTATTTTATTTAATAAAAACCATTCGAAAAAAAGAATATTCAAAAGTCTATTCTCCACATCGTTCATTTCGTTCTGCAATTATATCAAAATTTTCTAATGCCAGCGAGACTTTTGGTTTTGATAATGCCTCTTTTAATTTTTTATATAAGTATAAAATGCATTATGAAAAAAATAAGCACGAAGTAGAGAGAAATTTAAAATTAATTGGATATGATACATCAAAGAATAACTGGAGAATTTTACCATCAATAAAATATTCTGAAGAAAGTGAACATAAAATTAATGAGTTATTAAAATTTATAACCAAAAAAATTGTTGCTATTGCACCTGGCTCTGTCTGGAAAACAAAAATTTATCCAAAAGAATATTATGAAGTAATTGTCAAATATCTTACAGGTCTTAATTATTTTGTTTGCTTAATTGGTAGTAGCGATGACAAATTAATCTGTGAATATTTGAATGAAAAATTTCCTGATGATACTTATTCACTAGCAGGTAAATTAACTGTAATCGATACAATAACTCTTCTAAAAAAATGTACACTGCTTATTTGTAATGATAGCGCACCTACTCATATGGCAATGGCGGCTAATATTCCAACATTAACAATT
Encoded proteins:
- a CDS encoding acyl-CoA dehydrogenase family protein yields the protein MHEFTFTEEQKMLRETVRDFVNNEIKPIASKIDAEEKIPDDLIKKLAELGFLGVAFPEEYGGGGFGEIGYCIMQEEIARGCLSTATFIGAHQSIGANAIYIGGNEEQKKKYLTPLAKGEKIGAFCLTEAQAGSDSFNVKTRAELDGDYWVINGEKLWITNGGIADILTVFARTSKGISAFIVESNTPGFHAGPPEKKMGIKGSTTNALTFENVRVPKENLLGKEGRGFLLAMKTLDAGRLGLGAACLGASKELLELSTRYAKQRKQFDQTISSFQAIQFMLAEMATMIYTMESIVYRTAVDYDLGKDISYQSAIVKLYCSEALDKIVDYAVQIHGGMGYSRELPIERFYRDSRINRIFEGTNEIQKGIIAREVIKKNGVLI
- the trxA gene encoding thioredoxin: MKPFTFTDSNFDTEALQSDIPVIVDFWAAWCGPCRMIAPIIEDLSEEYEGKIKVGKLDVDENQQTAIRYGVRSIPTVLFIKNGEVKDTIIGAVPKSVFIEKIQKLL
- a CDS encoding TonB-dependent receptor; translated protein: MHRRIFYFLLLLALFPALLTAGTKGRIKGKVVDLQTGEPLIGANVIVMGTTTGAATDANGEYVLQNLDPGVYTVRASYLGYQSITISNVRVNADLTTSLDFQLPSEEIQVGTVEIVAQKPLIQKDNTNAVRITTSEDIQALPVRGVNNIISLTAGVTLQNGNIYIRGGRNDEVGYYLEGVSIKNPITGNRGVTISQDALEEIQVQAGGYTAEFGGANAGIIRQSFKSGGTQLKASYEYITDNITFKSKDNAFDGKKRLGAYWWGYHEESGVLSGPLFDNRVKFFANINYVYQRDPEPQPYPGMNLGILTDNISGDTINFVYPAGPRKGVQEQYYTYTGTLNFDLKPVLIRLAGTYTTYNSDVWADNPIRNILQTRRGRNEQANGALNLKVTHVLSGSMFYELSAGYFFSNSETYTPGLGSNYWAYGDSVANAEVGWTIPRTAADIANGVYGRYVSPTQASIMGFYFNRDGSIPTGYGKNKREGISLNGALSFLLGKHHSFKVGGEYQQYVLRNWGLRSQVSLAASLNNWLVAHPNATEDEITAAKRQFILTRGVNNYGYDVFGNETDEGFFDAPHKPVFAAAYIQDKIEYEDLVINAGLRFDYIDIDNLTFVDPSQPDLAINPQTGELYEAGWKKVPTFSAVSPRLGFSFPVTDKTVFHAQFGKFVQQPALNTAYLGYYELAWEIKGGFFISRPAGSNIRPTRTTQYELGFTQQLTDFMSLDITGYYKDIKDQVQFVNQPVVRTSAFQNYNILANGDYATTKGVEITLNMRRYQRLAVNATLSFQDARGTGSNPYSNSGVVGAPLDGVTIFVPKYISPLQFNQAIKGNVNIDYRFGPKDGPSLLQNFGISLLAMFNSGHPYTRGFGALNAESDARFRQPLEALNASTTPGEFQVDLRVDKTFRLFDRLSLNVYVYVINLFDRKNVRNVFLRTGSADDDGVIYNPELAQQLLSTYGDQYINLYKAINIDYQQGYGGVPGATTNLLYGPPRQIRLGIRLEY
- a CDS encoding T9SS type A sorting domain-containing protein — encoded protein: MKIKLIRYLSFALILIAFTSLALAKGGGDKKSTRLNKSLGTPVYTKININNISTWIKNDGETDINQNGNSGFVFPKGSNKTAVFQSGFLWGGRVDGQWRVGGSTYRQGTVPGRILPNGQPANPDDPDVRIYRVRRDYKDGDLSAELADGDGPSIEAIRQQYEKDWNEWPADQGAPFEDVDGDGKYNPQIDIPGVPGADQTVWFVCNDLDPAQTDYMYGSLPMGIEEQVTVWGYKATGALGNMIFRKFIIINKNPEQKPFTEMYVSMWSDIDDGDAGDDFAGCDTTLSLGYCYNANATDAVYNPLPPPAVGFDFFQGPIVAGSAEDKAIYKGKYVEGKKNLPMTAFYFFINGDPIYSDPDLGLYETGALQWYNLFRGRISTSGDPFVDPTTGQPTKFTLSGDPITGTGWIDGMLHPPGDRRIGMVSGPFEMAYGDTQEVVVAEIAAGAIPGVDRLSAIQLLKFYDLQAQLAYDNFFNVPKAPPAPAVSVAEMDREVILSWGSDLAKVNATESYSQSGFEFEGYCIYQLPSRTAQANEAKLIATYDKVNGVLKISDLEFDATSGVVQSRVVKFGTDSGIKRYISIKSDAFKGGMPLNNGSKYYFAVTAYAYNPDPNAVPKVLENSIEVIEVTPQPPKPGVRYEASLGKEIVATHKSGFSDGKVTAFVVDPTKVTGHKYEVSFDVDGWILKDLTTSTTILTKQTNQKADDLSPMVDGMLIKVSGAPNDFKDFLVTANANGPLDPPEYGAFAFNNSGFPHPSTGDRPTPRQQVRGGLWGIHTGNIDDASFDFDFFKTRVTQGGARWPRIIPNDFEIRFIPGKAFLYPGSDYGGHGKLVDVPFQLWNIGTKSDASDDVRYFPYILDANENGVFDLSGIDHPISGRDDDPETDWIYWVIPKDMTPGESGYNAIVNKIQTEGDANHEYMDGAIMSGDAMRRMVLVNWNGGSVSDANWPNNVNSPMPEEGTVFKIITTKPNLPGSDVFEFTAPSVTVSTELAKEDVEKINVFPNPYYGVNPQEINKYQRFVTFTHLPQKATIRIFNLAGQLVRTIRKDSPEQFQRWDLNNESSLPVASGIYIVHVDMPDLGKTKILKVAIIQEQQVLDRF
- a CDS encoding PorV/PorQ family protein, with the protein product MKKINLFAVILLTLLTVSSLFAGGGSRNGTAGATELLVPVGARGISMSGATIVGATGVEALYWNPANLVRGEYNTYAMFSHMNYIADISVDYGAVSTNIEGFGALGFTIKSIGIGDIPVTTVINPDGTGQTFRPSFVTLGVTYSRMLSDRISVGVTANLITERIELVSSTGIAFNMGIAYKNLANVDGLSFAVVLKNIGPQMKYDGSGLNVKAISTDLARPTQYYKIDAASFELPSTLELGLGYNLQINESNALMVNGVFQNSNFYGDEYKLGAEYGFNNTLFLRGGYMFMPELDSDSNVFGLTAGFGINYDLGGVGLKLDYAYRQAKFFDANHVFTITLGL
- a CDS encoding GWxTD domain-containing protein, whose amino-acid sequence is MKKIVSFIIILYSQLFAQSELGFEFDYARFKYDSSSVYMEFYYELNTTNMKVRETDAGQVKEAIVHIEMKNLEADTFFINKDWKITHQINEQSDNQDRNYTGVIGFIISKGNYSLLIKAYDVANPSFNKVINEKIIVNPFKDNKYSISDIQIATNIKKDGADPNSIFYKNTLEVIPNPSMTYTDKMPMLFYYAELYNLLLEDADNEFKLFKVLYNSIGEKVFEQSKKIKQSQNSFVEIGTINLSKLPTDSYNLVFSLVDNKTNQAYISTKRFYYYNAKYIDTSKAKIVDKGVLGSEFAILDKNECDKMFSQIKYIATQQEIDQYKKLDSLAAKREFLYNFWKQRDPDPSTSINEFKEDYMKRVEYANRNFSIYSKEGYLTDRGRVYLIYGEPDQRDYYPSEANMKPYEVWFYNQIEGGVSFIFGDVTGFGNYELLHSTKRGEVRDDNWQRRLSTQ